A DNA window from Streptomyces bacillaris contains the following coding sequences:
- a CDS encoding carbohydrate ABC transporter permease, whose amino-acid sequence MTGTRKVIAAAFLLPALVLLGALVVYPIGYSVYRSFFDQAGTGFAGIDNYKALFTDETILTAVKNNAIWVVFAPTVATALGLIFAVLTERIRWGTAFKLIVFMPMAISMLAAGIIFRLVYDQAPERGVANAVAVSVHDMFSESAGFPKARPLPVHPLEKGEGGSYVSKEPVRAGVPVQVPLVGVAPAKMPADARPAKADPVADGDAITGTAWLDFTRGGGGKPNVVDPEELGLKGLKVEAVRDGKVVATATAGADGVFTLPASADGARLRLPAENFREPYNGVDWLGPTLVTPGIIGSYVWMWAGFAMVLIAAGLAGLPRELLEAARVDGANEWQVFRRITVPMLAPVLAVVLVTLMINVLKVFDLVFIIAPGSTQDDANVLALQLYRSSFGTDADLGIGSAIAVLLLLLVLPVMLFNIRRIRKERQR is encoded by the coding sequence GTGACCGGGACCCGTAAGGTCATCGCGGCCGCGTTCCTGCTCCCCGCGCTGGTGCTGCTCGGCGCGCTGGTGGTCTACCCGATCGGCTATTCGGTCTACCGGTCGTTCTTCGACCAGGCCGGTACGGGCTTCGCCGGGATCGACAACTACAAGGCGCTCTTCACCGACGAGACGATCCTCACCGCGGTGAAGAACAACGCGATCTGGGTGGTCTTCGCCCCGACCGTCGCCACCGCGCTGGGCCTGATCTTCGCGGTGCTGACCGAACGCATCCGCTGGGGCACGGCGTTCAAGCTGATCGTCTTCATGCCGATGGCGATCTCGATGCTGGCGGCGGGCATCATCTTCCGGCTCGTCTACGACCAGGCGCCCGAGCGCGGGGTGGCCAACGCCGTCGCGGTGAGCGTGCACGACATGTTCAGCGAGTCGGCGGGCTTCCCCAAGGCGCGGCCGCTGCCCGTCCATCCGCTGGAGAAGGGTGAGGGCGGGTCGTACGTCTCCAAGGAGCCGGTACGGGCCGGGGTGCCGGTCCAGGTGCCGCTGGTGGGCGTGGCCCCGGCCAAGATGCCCGCCGACGCCCGCCCGGCGAAGGCGGACCCGGTGGCGGACGGGGACGCGATCACCGGGACGGCCTGGCTGGACTTCACCCGGGGCGGCGGCGGGAAGCCGAATGTCGTCGACCCGGAGGAGCTGGGGCTGAAGGGGCTGAAGGTGGAGGCGGTCCGGGACGGCAAGGTCGTCGCCACCGCGACCGCCGGGGCCGACGGGGTGTTCACCCTGCCCGCGTCGGCGGACGGGGCCCGACTGCGACTGCCCGCCGAGAACTTCCGCGAGCCGTACAACGGGGTCGACTGGCTCGGCCCGACGCTCGTCACCCCCGGGATCATCGGGAGTTACGTGTGGATGTGGGCCGGGTTCGCGATGGTGCTGATCGCAGCCGGTCTCGCCGGGCTGCCGCGCGAACTCCTGGAGGCGGCCCGGGTGGACGGCGCCAACGAGTGGCAGGTGTTCCGCCGGATCACCGTGCCGATGCTGGCGCCCGTGCTGGCGGTGGTGCTGGTGACGCTGATGATCAACGTGCTGAAGGTCTTCGACCTGGTCTTCATCATCGCGCCGGGCTCCACCCAGGACGACGCCAACGTCCTGGCCCTCCAGCTGTACCGGTCCTCCTTCGGCACGGACGCCGACCTGGGCATCGGCAGCGCCATCGCGGTGCTTCTGCTGCTCCTGGTGCTGCCGGTGATGCTCTTCAACATCCGGCGGATACGGAAGGAGAGGCAGCGATGA
- a CDS encoding FHA domain-containing protein — MQIRLTVLAPRSGQTPARACDVLVTAPAGTALAAVASGLAQAVSGPEGSQGGGAVVLFAGRERLDAQRIALGEPPLVDGAVLSLQVPGEDGATDAAVPAQLHVVAGPDAGGVHLLHGGQIRIGRSAEADVPLDDPDVSRLHCAVTVAEDGRVSVADLGSTNGTSLDGTEVRDRPVRFPPGALLRLGESTLRLTAGPRAGALPTAPDGEGHLRVSRADQAAHGPVHGGPGTSTAFGDGSGSGSGSGEFDGSGGPAGLGEGAGQAYGGQAGARASGAFSGASRAEPVAYGSEGQEPGPGHGQGVSGTASARRAPEGGEAPRRGGIGAWARRLKGGGRDGEQAQGAERPGRDGWPETGAAPDGHAYGQPSGLAYGDAHGHGHGHPAGAPGPGAYAAPPAGAAGASGSFDSSGSPGSFGAGGDSGHLATPVSPLSPFSAVPSAPEGTWPDPAAVLLTALGPGPRLWERHDGHPEALVVRLGTTDRADVPSVPVTVGLREAGSLGLAGPRARLAGLARATVAQLAALHSPFDLEIVLISTDRSRSLEERRREWSWLGWLPHLRPMHGQDCRLLLAYDREQADARTAELVRRLDEGPLGPGWPNLDRTEVADAAHAHKGPHTVVVLDGDPGTAALRETTARLAGAGAAAGIHLICLAETPAASPTSPVAATYDAACRASIAFRECGAVAMLSGDVATALRLLRTAGGQAAGHGTVAAVDAVSAAWAERFGRALAPLRDEGSAALAGRPTTAALPPSARLLDELGLARATPASLMARWASTADDQPGASLPRPATAPSRADLETPGSGRTLSAGPRVGPQRTAAEHRRSQDTPASGRIPYPGDSGTGRTPYPGTEDRGSGRTAYPGDPASGRTPYPGAGAGDRDTGRTPYPGADARDSGRTPYPSATHQDSGRTPYPGAESRSSGRTPYPGTDSRSSGRTPYPGAGSRDSSRTLYPDTDDVDYGHTPYPGPEARGSGRMPRPGAGGRDSARTPYPGAEGRDSSRTPYPGADARDSRGTPYPGAHTRDSERTPYPGAETRDSSRTPRVGPQGGEAPGHAPQAGDSGRPVLVLGAGPRGPLSVDLADEGPHLLIEGPAGSGRTELLRAVAASLAASARPDRLGILLVDGAGGKPEERGEGLLPCTELPHVFTHLVASDPVRMREFAQALGGELKRRAELLGPLDFATWHARHAEAVEQAEPRRVVGQRPPSGAERRGDLDSAASGTLRLRRVAARASDPGPSPLPRLVVLADDFDALVAPGLGSPGRPAAGSVVRALEAVARDGGRLGVHLVATSARPDRTEDTELARGARLRIVLDAPVLPPSPDEPAPGRGRLGHPDGRVTPFQGGRVTGRIPRTATLRPTVVPLEWERMGDPPTRRPVRELGNGPTDLALLASALERAARSVNAERLPPLIPFPT; from the coding sequence ATGCAGATCCGGCTGACCGTCCTCGCGCCGCGCAGCGGCCAGACCCCGGCGCGCGCCTGCGATGTGCTCGTCACCGCCCCCGCCGGGACGGCGCTGGCCGCGGTCGCCTCCGGCCTGGCCCAGGCGGTCTCCGGGCCCGAGGGGTCCCAGGGCGGCGGGGCGGTGGTCCTCTTCGCCGGGCGGGAGCGGCTGGACGCCCAGCGGATCGCCCTCGGTGAGCCGCCGCTGGTGGACGGGGCGGTGCTCTCGCTCCAGGTCCCCGGCGAGGACGGGGCGACGGACGCCGCCGTTCCGGCCCAGCTCCACGTGGTCGCCGGGCCGGACGCGGGCGGGGTCCACCTGCTGCACGGCGGGCAGATCCGGATCGGCCGCTCCGCCGAGGCCGACGTCCCGCTGGACGACCCGGACGTGTCCCGGCTGCACTGCGCGGTGACGGTGGCGGAGGACGGCCGGGTCTCGGTCGCGGACCTCGGCTCGACCAACGGCACCTCCCTGGACGGTACGGAGGTCCGCGACCGGCCCGTCCGCTTCCCGCCCGGCGCCCTGCTGCGGCTCGGTGAGTCCACCCTCCGGCTCACGGCGGGCCCGCGCGCCGGGGCGCTGCCGACGGCCCCGGACGGTGAGGGCCACCTGCGGGTGAGCCGCGCGGACCAGGCCGCGCACGGACCGGTCCACGGGGGGCCGGGGACGTCCACGGCCTTCGGCGACGGGTCCGGCTCCGGGTCCGGGTCCGGAGAGTTCGACGGGTCCGGTGGGCCTGCGGGGCTCGGTGAGGGGGCGGGGCAGGCGTACGGGGGTCAGGCGGGGGCCCGTGCCTCCGGTGCCTTCTCCGGGGCCTCCCGCGCGGAGCCGGTGGCGTACGGGTCCGAGGGCCAGGAGCCCGGTCCCGGCCACGGTCAGGGCGTATCCGGCACGGCCTCGGCCCGGCGCGCGCCCGAAGGCGGGGAGGCGCCCCGGCGTGGGGGCATAGGCGCCTGGGCCCGACGGCTCAAGGGCGGCGGCAGGGACGGCGAGCAGGCACAGGGGGCGGAGCGGCCGGGACGGGACGGATGGCCGGAGACGGGGGCCGCGCCGGACGGCCACGCGTACGGACAGCCGTCCGGACTCGCGTACGGCGATGCCCACGGTCACGGTCACGGCCATCCGGCGGGGGCCCCGGGGCCGGGTGCGTACGCCGCTCCCCCGGCCGGTGCCGCCGGTGCTTCCGGCTCCTTCGACTCCTCCGGTTCTCCGGGCTCCTTCGGTGCCGGTGGCGACTCCGGTCATCTGGCCACGCCCGTCTCGCCGCTCTCCCCCTTCTCCGCCGTGCCGTCCGCGCCCGAGGGCACCTGGCCGGACCCGGCGGCGGTGCTGCTGACCGCGCTGGGCCCGGGGCCCCGCCTGTGGGAGCGCCACGACGGGCACCCGGAGGCGCTGGTGGTGCGGCTCGGGACGACCGACCGGGCCGATGTGCCGTCGGTGCCGGTGACGGTGGGGCTGCGGGAGGCCGGTTCGCTCGGGCTCGCCGGGCCGCGCGCCCGGCTGGCGGGGCTGGCCCGTGCCACGGTGGCCCAGCTCGCCGCCCTGCACTCCCCCTTCGACCTGGAGATCGTGCTCATCTCCACGGACCGCTCCCGCTCCCTGGAGGAGCGGCGGCGCGAGTGGTCCTGGCTGGGGTGGCTGCCGCATCTGCGCCCGATGCACGGGCAGGACTGCCGGCTCCTCCTCGCGTACGACCGTGAGCAGGCGGACGCCCGGACGGCCGAGCTGGTCCGCCGCCTCGACGAGGGTCCGCTCGGCCCCGGCTGGCCGAACCTGGACCGCACCGAGGTGGCCGACGCCGCCCACGCGCACAAGGGCCCGCACACGGTGGTCGTGCTGGACGGCGACCCCGGTACGGCGGCGCTGCGCGAGACGACGGCCCGGCTGGCCGGTGCGGGGGCTGCGGCCGGCATCCATCTGATCTGTCTGGCCGAGACCCCGGCGGCCTCGCCCACCTCCCCGGTGGCCGCGACGTACGACGCCGCCTGCCGGGCCTCGATCGCCTTCCGCGAGTGCGGGGCGGTCGCGATGCTGAGCGGCGATGTGGCGACGGCGTTGCGGCTGCTGCGTACGGCGGGCGGCCAGGCGGCGGGCCACGGCACGGTGGCGGCGGTGGACGCGGTGTCGGCGGCCTGGGCCGAGCGGTTCGGGCGGGCGCTGGCGCCCCTGCGCGACGAGGGTTCGGCCGCACTGGCGGGCCGCCCGACGACGGCCGCGCTGCCGCCCTCGGCCCGGCTGCTGGACGAGCTGGGCCTGGCCCGCGCGACCCCGGCCTCGCTCATGGCCCGCTGGGCCTCCACGGCGGACGACCAGCCGGGCGCCTCGCTCCCCCGCCCCGCCACCGCCCCCTCCCGGGCGGACCTGGAGACCCCCGGCTCCGGCCGCACCCTGAGCGCGGGCCCCCGCGTGGGCCCCCAGCGCACAGCAGCCGAGCACCGCCGCTCCCAGGACACCCCGGCGTCGGGGCGCATCCCGTACCCGGGCGACTCCGGTACGGGCCGGACGCCGTACCCGGGCACGGAAGACCGGGGCTCGGGGCGCACTGCGTACCCGGGCGACCCGGCTTCGGGGCGGACGCCGTATCCGGGGGCGGGGGCGGGCGACCGGGACACCGGCCGTACCCCGTACCCGGGGGCAGACGCCAGGGACTCCGGCCGTACGCCGTACCCCTCGGCCACGCATCAGGACTCCGGCCGTACGCCGTACCCGGGCGCGGAGAGCCGGAGTTCGGGGCGCACGCCGTACCCCGGGACGGACAGCCGCAGCTCGGGCCGTACGCCGTACCCAGGGGCCGGCAGCCGGGACTCCAGCCGCACGCTGTACCCGGACACGGACGACGTGGACTACGGGCACACCCCGTACCCGGGCCCCGAGGCCCGGGGCTCCGGCCGCATGCCTCGCCCCGGCGCCGGCGGCCGCGACTCGGCCCGCACGCCCTACCCGGGCGCGGAGGGCAGGGACTCCAGCCGCACGCCGTACCCCGGCGCCGACGCGAGGGACTCCAGGGGCACGCCCTACCCCGGCGCCCACACCCGGGACTCGGAGCGCACGCCGTACCCGGGCGCGGAGACCCGTGACTCCAGCCGCACCCCCCGGGTCGGCCCGCAGGGTGGGGAGGCTCCGGGGCACGCACCACAGGCGGGTGACTCCGGGCGGCCCGTGCTCGTGCTCGGTGCCGGGCCCCGGGGGCCCCTCAGCGTCGATCTCGCCGACGAGGGGCCGCACCTGCTCATCGAGGGCCCCGCGGGCAGCGGGCGCACCGAGTTGCTGCGGGCCGTCGCGGCCTCGCTCGCCGCCTCCGCCCGGCCCGACCGGCTCGGCATCCTGCTGGTCGACGGTGCGGGCGGGAAACCCGAGGAGCGCGGCGAGGGGCTGCTCCCCTGTACGGAGCTGCCGCACGTCTTCACCCACCTCGTCGCCTCCGACCCGGTCCGGATGCGGGAGTTCGCGCAGGCCCTGGGCGGCGAGCTGAAGCGCCGCGCCGAGTTGCTGGGCCCGCTGGACTTCGCCACCTGGCACGCCCGGCACGCGGAGGCGGTCGAGCAGGCGGAGCCCCGGCGGGTCGTGGGCCAGCGTCCGCCGAGCGGCGCCGAGCGCCGGGGCGACCTGGACTCCGCGGCCAGCGGGACCCTGCGGCTGCGCCGGGTCGCCGCCCGGGCGTCGGACCCGGGGCCCTCTCCGCTGCCGCGCCTGGTGGTGCTGGCCGACGACTTCGACGCACTGGTCGCCCCGGGGCTCGGCAGCCCCGGCCGCCCCGCCGCCGGTTCCGTGGTGCGGGCGCTGGAGGCCGTGGCCCGGGACGGCGGCCGGCTCGGGGTGCACCTGGTGGCCACCTCGGCGCGCCCGGACCGCACGGAGGACACCGAGCTGGCCCGGGGGGCGAGGCTGCGCATCGTGCTGGACGCGCCGGTCCTGCCGCCTTCCCCGGACGAACCGGCCCCGGGCCGGGGCAGGTTGGGCCACCCGGACGGCCGGGTGACGCCGTTCCAGGGGGGCCGCGTCACGGGGCGCATCCCGCGTACGGCAACGCTGCGGCCCACCGTCGTACCGCTGGAGTGGGAACGGATGGGTGATCCGCCGACCCGCCGCCCGGTCCGCGAGCTGGGCAACGGCCCGACCGACCTGGCCCTGCTCGCCAGCGCCCTGGAGCGCGCGGCCCGTTCGGTGAACGCCGAGCGGCTGCCCCCGCTGATCCCGTTCCCGACGTGA
- a CDS encoding ABC transporter permease codes for MTTPAPGVPTYAPGELAALAARHGLKVSGARPSLPAYIGQLWGRRHFIAAFATAKLTAQYSQAKLGQIWQIMTPLLNAAVYYFIFGVLLNTRHGVEDFVPFLVTGVFIWTFTSSSITAGTRAISGNIGLVRALHFPRASLPVALALQQLQQLLFSLGALTLILLAFGQYPRPSWLLAVPALALQAVFNTGVSMAVARLTAKTPDIAQLMPFVLRTWMYASGVMWSLEQLLAGDRVPHAVMVALEYNPAALYINLMRFALIDSYGAGQLPPHAWAAAAGWALLCGVAGFVYFWKAEETYGRG; via the coding sequence GTGACCACCCCCGCGCCGGGCGTCCCCACGTACGCCCCCGGTGAGCTGGCGGCCCTCGCCGCCCGGCACGGGCTGAAGGTGAGCGGCGCCCGGCCCTCACTGCCCGCGTACATCGGGCAGCTCTGGGGGCGGCGGCACTTCATCGCGGCGTTCGCGACGGCCAAGCTGACGGCCCAGTACAGCCAGGCGAAGCTGGGCCAGATCTGGCAGATCATGACGCCGCTGCTGAACGCGGCGGTCTACTACTTCATCTTCGGCGTCCTGCTGAACACCAGGCACGGGGTGGAGGACTTCGTTCCGTTCCTGGTGACCGGGGTCTTCATCTGGACCTTCACCAGCAGCTCGATCACCGCGGGCACCCGGGCGATCAGCGGCAACATCGGGCTGGTGCGGGCCCTGCACTTCCCCCGGGCCTCGCTGCCGGTGGCGCTGGCGCTCCAGCAGTTGCAGCAGCTGCTGTTCTCGCTGGGGGCGCTGACGCTGATCCTGCTGGCCTTCGGGCAGTACCCGCGGCCGTCCTGGCTGCTGGCGGTCCCGGCCCTCGCGCTCCAGGCGGTGTTCAACACCGGGGTCTCGATGGCGGTGGCCCGGCTGACGGCGAAGACCCCGGACATCGCGCAGCTGATGCCGTTCGTGCTGCGGACCTGGATGTACGCGTCCGGGGTGATGTGGAGCCTGGAGCAGCTGCTGGCGGGCGACCGGGTGCCGCACGCGGTGATGGTGGCGCTGGAGTACAACCCGGCGGCGCTCTACATCAACCTCATGCGGTTCGCGCTCATCGACAGCTACGGCGCGGGGCAGCTGCCGCCGCACGCGTGGGCGGCCGCGGCGGGGTGGGCTCTGCTGTGCGGGGTGGCGGGATTCGTGTACTTCTGGAAGGCCGAGGAGACGTACGGACGTGGCTGA
- a CDS encoding ABC transporter substrate-binding protein — MRTTLSLRRAALVLTAVGALALTGCGDGGDAKKSGGGTDKGTDSAPTVTLPKLDGENISVAAVWTGPEQANFTKVLGEFEKRTGAKVSFVPAQDPIVNFLGTKIAGGEPPDVAMIPQVGAIQQAVAKKWAKPVGEEAKAQLTKNYAKVWQDLGAVDGTQYGVYFKAANKSLIWYNAAAFDNAGASEPKTWKDFITTAETISASGVTPVSVAGADGWTLTDWFENVYLSQAGPEKYDQLAKHEIPWTDPSVKDALTTLAELFGKPELIAGGADGALQTEFPASVTQTFTGGDQPKGAMVFEGDFVSINIAQTEAKIGTDAKVFPFPAVGADSPVVTGGDAAVALKDSKGAQALLTWLASADAAKIWAEAGGFISPNKNLDSAAYPNDVQRTMAEALVAAGDDVRFDMSDQAPQSFGGTPGKGQWKILQDFLKNPKDIAGAQQKLESEAAKAYKS; from the coding sequence ATGCGGACAACCCTTTCCCTACGCAGGGCAGCCCTCGTCCTCACGGCGGTCGGCGCGCTGGCGCTGACGGGCTGCGGGGACGGCGGCGATGCGAAGAAGTCGGGCGGCGGGACGGACAAGGGCACGGACAGCGCCCCCACCGTCACCCTGCCGAAGCTGGACGGCGAGAACATCTCCGTCGCCGCGGTCTGGACAGGGCCCGAGCAGGCCAACTTCACCAAGGTGCTGGGAGAGTTCGAGAAGCGCACGGGGGCGAAGGTCAGCTTCGTCCCGGCCCAGGACCCGATCGTCAACTTCCTCGGTACGAAGATCGCGGGCGGCGAGCCCCCCGACGTCGCGATGATCCCGCAGGTGGGCGCCATCCAGCAGGCGGTGGCCAAGAAGTGGGCCAAGCCGGTCGGTGAGGAGGCCAAGGCCCAGCTGACCAAGAACTACGCCAAGGTCTGGCAGGATCTCGGGGCGGTCGACGGCACCCAGTACGGGGTGTACTTCAAGGCCGCCAACAAGTCCCTGATCTGGTACAACGCGGCGGCCTTCGACAACGCGGGCGCCAGTGAGCCGAAGACCTGGAAGGACTTCATCACCACCGCGGAGACCATATCCGCCTCCGGGGTCACCCCGGTCTCCGTAGCGGGCGCCGACGGCTGGACGCTCACCGACTGGTTCGAGAACGTCTACCTCTCCCAGGCGGGCCCGGAGAAGTACGACCAGCTGGCCAAGCACGAGATCCCGTGGACCGACCCGTCGGTCAAGGACGCGCTGACGACGCTGGCCGAGCTGTTCGGCAAGCCGGAGCTGATCGCGGGCGGTGCGGACGGGGCGCTCCAGACAGAGTTCCCGGCCTCGGTGACCCAGACGTTCACCGGGGGCGACCAGCCCAAGGGCGCCATGGTCTTCGAGGGCGACTTCGTCTCCATCAACATCGCGCAGACCGAGGCGAAGATCGGTACGGACGCGAAGGTCTTCCCGTTCCCCGCGGTCGGCGCGGACTCCCCCGTGGTGACCGGCGGCGACGCGGCCGTGGCGCTGAAGGACAGCAAGGGCGCCCAGGCGCTGCTGACCTGGCTGGCCTCGGCGGACGCGGCGAAGATCTGGGCGGAGGCGGGCGGGTTCATCTCCCCGAACAAGAACCTGGACTCGGCCGCGTACCCCAACGACGTGCAGCGCACGATGGCCGAGGCGCTCGTCGCGGCCGGGGACGACGTCCGCTTCGACATGTCCGACCAGGCCCCGCAGTCGTTCGGCGGGACGCCCGGGAAGGGCCAGTGGAAGATCCTCCAGGACTTCCTGAAGAACCCGAAGGACATCGCGGGGGCCCAGCAGAAGCTGGAGTCCGAGGCCGCCAAGGCGTACAAGAGCTGA
- a CDS encoding carbohydrate ABC transporter permease gives MSTPTEPKATRSLAARIAARAGGGVMRVFLVLVALFWIMPTIGLFFSSLRAPEDIAATGWWRVFTAPSELTFSNYQRLLDNSTITGSLLNTVMITVPSTVLVVVIGSLAGYAFAWLDFPGRDWWFLLVVGLLVVPVQVALIPVSELFGTIGIFETTLGVVLFHTAFGLPFAIFLLRNFFAEIPRELLEAARLDGAGEIRLFTRVVMPLGGPAIASLGIFQFLWVWNDMLVALIFAGSDSPPITVALQQQVRQFGNNIDVLAPGAFVSMVIPLAVFFAFQRQFVSGVMAGAVK, from the coding sequence ATGAGTACGCCGACGGAACCCAAGGCCACGCGGTCCCTCGCCGCCCGGATCGCCGCCCGCGCCGGTGGCGGGGTGATGCGGGTCTTCCTGGTCCTGGTCGCCCTCTTCTGGATCATGCCGACGATCGGACTGTTCTTCTCGTCGCTCCGCGCGCCCGAGGACATCGCCGCCACCGGCTGGTGGCGGGTGTTCACCGCCCCGTCCGAGCTGACCTTCTCCAACTACCAGCGTCTGCTGGACAATTCGACGATCACGGGATCGCTTCTCAACACCGTCATGATCACCGTGCCGTCCACCGTCCTGGTGGTGGTGATCGGCTCGCTCGCCGGATACGCCTTCGCCTGGCTGGACTTCCCCGGCCGCGACTGGTGGTTCCTGCTGGTCGTGGGCCTGTTGGTGGTCCCCGTACAGGTCGCGCTGATCCCGGTCTCCGAACTCTTCGGCACCATAGGGATCTTCGAGACGACGCTCGGGGTGGTCCTGTTCCACACGGCCTTCGGGCTGCCGTTCGCGATCTTCCTGCTGCGGAACTTCTTCGCGGAGATCCCGCGCGAACTGCTGGAGGCGGCGCGGCTCGACGGGGCGGGCGAGATCCGTCTCTTCACCCGGGTCGTGATGCCGCTGGGCGGTCCGGCGATCGCCTCGCTCGGGATCTTCCAGTTCCTGTGGGTGTGGAACGACATGCTGGTGGCGCTGATCTTCGCGGGCTCCGACTCGCCACCGATCACCGTGGCGCTCCAGCAGCAGGTGCGGCAGTTCGGCAACAACATCGACGTGCTGGCGCCGGGCGCGTTCGTGTCGATGGTGATCCCGCTGGCGGTGTTCTTCGCCTTCCAGCGGCAGTTCGTGTCGGGCGTCATGGCGGGGGCGGTCAAGTGA
- a CDS encoding ABC transporter ATP-binding protein produces the protein MADATPSPDDLRIPTVVVDDVHITYTVNGARTGRGSATSALSRIASRRRTPGARQVHAVKGVSFAAYKGEAIGLIGSNGSGKSTLLKAIAGLLPPSRGKVHTQGQPSLLGVNAALMGDLTGERNVVLGGLAMGMTREQIRERYDDIVDFSGINEKGDFITLPMRTYSSGMGARLRFSIAAAKSHDVLLIDEALSTGDAKFQRRSKDRIQELRAEAGTVFLVSHSNKSITETCDRALWLEAGTLRMDGPAKDVVAEYEKFTKAK, from the coding sequence GTGGCTGACGCAACGCCTTCCCCCGACGACCTCAGGATCCCGACCGTCGTGGTGGACGACGTCCACATCACGTACACGGTCAACGGCGCCCGTACGGGCCGGGGCAGCGCGACCTCGGCGCTCAGCCGGATCGCCTCGCGCCGCCGTACCCCCGGCGCACGCCAGGTGCACGCCGTGAAGGGGGTCAGCTTCGCCGCGTACAAGGGCGAGGCGATCGGCCTGATCGGCTCCAACGGCTCGGGCAAGTCGACCCTGCTCAAGGCCATCGCCGGGCTGCTGCCGCCGAGCCGGGGCAAGGTCCACACCCAGGGCCAGCCGTCGCTGCTCGGGGTGAACGCGGCCCTGATGGGCGACCTGACCGGCGAGCGGAACGTGGTGCTGGGCGGGCTGGCGATGGGGATGACGCGCGAGCAGATCCGCGAACGCTACGACGACATCGTCGACTTCTCCGGCATCAATGAGAAGGGCGACTTCATCACGCTGCCGATGCGGACGTACTCCTCCGGCATGGGCGCACGCCTCCGCTTCTCCATCGCGGCGGCCAAGAGCCACGACGTGCTCCTGATCGACGAGGCGCTCTCCACGGGCGACGCGAAGTTCCAGCGCCGCAGCAAGGACCGTATCCAGGAGCTGCGCGCCGAGGCGGGCACGGTCTTCCTGGTCAGCCACAGCAACAAGTCCATCACCGAGACCTGCGACCGGGCCCTGTGGCTGGAGGCGGGCACGCTGCGGATGGACGGCCCGGCGAAGGACGTGGTGGCGGAGTACGAGAAGTTCACCAAGGCCAAGTAA
- a CDS encoding TetR/AcrR family transcriptional regulator, with protein sequence MTTERGTRRRAPAGAAVLREDVTDAIRAAVFEELAAVGFARMSIEGIARRAGVGKTAVYRRWKSKLALVLDLVAAVAAQGMPAPATGSLYGDVRAVLELAAYALRHPVASQVIPDLLVEAARNPEISEAIKAALLDQQQGVAAVVVREAVARGELPEGSDPDRALDLIVGPLYWRLVVVRGELPKGYLDDLAASAVAALRSGDVGGG encoded by the coding sequence ATGACCACCGAACGCGGAACCCGCCGCCGCGCCCCCGCGGGCGCCGCCGTCCTGCGCGAGGACGTCACCGACGCCATCCGTGCGGCCGTCTTCGAGGAACTGGCCGCGGTGGGGTTCGCCCGGATGTCCATCGAGGGCATCGCGCGGCGCGCGGGCGTCGGCAAGACCGCCGTCTACCGCCGCTGGAAGTCCAAGCTCGCCCTTGTCCTCGACCTGGTCGCGGCCGTCGCCGCGCAGGGCATGCCCGCCCCGGCCACCGGTTCGCTGTACGGGGACGTCCGCGCCGTCCTCGAACTCGCCGCCTACGCCCTGCGCCACCCGGTCGCCTCGCAGGTCATCCCGGACCTGCTGGTGGAGGCCGCCCGCAATCCGGAGATCTCCGAGGCGATCAAGGCCGCCCTCCTCGACCAGCAGCAGGGCGTCGCCGCCGTGGTGGTGCGGGAGGCGGTGGCCCGGGGCGAGCTGCCGGAGGGGAGCGATCCGGACCGGGCCCTCGACCTGATCGTCGGGCCGCTCTACTGGCGGCTCGTCGTGGTCCGGGGCGAGCTGCCGAAGGGGTACCTGGACGATCTGGCCGCCTCGGCGGTGGCCGCGCTGCGGAGCGGTGACGTGGGCGGAGGGTGA